A single genomic interval of Phocoenobacter uteri harbors:
- a CDS encoding SDR family NAD(P)-dependent oxidoreductase, which produces MQNKTILITGCSSGIGYETAKLLKQQGWRVLASCRKQDDVLRLQQEGFECLLLDVNDSTQIKQAFEEIKQKGGLDAVFCNAGYGLPSMVEDVSRKDLQGIFETNVFGVWEVMNYALKIFRQQNHGKIIVTSSILGFAAMPFRGAYNSTKFAVEAMADTLRLELAGSNISVSLIEPGPIQSNFRSNSAKEFEKMDISGSIHQQTYQKNLTYFNTKENKNPFALPPSACAEVCLKILNAKKPKARYMVTLPTKLFWGLKRILPTFIFDMICRKSAG; this is translated from the coding sequence ATGCAAAATAAAACGATTTTAATCACAGGCTGTTCGTCTGGTATCGGCTATGAAACCGCCAAACTTCTGAAACAACAAGGTTGGCGAGTGCTTGCAAGCTGTCGCAAACAAGACGATGTGCTTCGTTTACAACAAGAAGGCTTTGAGTGTTTATTGCTTGATGTGAATGATTCAACACAAATCAAGCAGGCCTTTGAAGAAATTAAACAAAAAGGCGGACTAGACGCCGTATTTTGTAATGCGGGTTACGGCTTGCCAAGTATGGTCGAAGATGTTTCTCGCAAGGATTTACAAGGCATTTTTGAAACCAACGTATTCGGTGTTTGGGAAGTGATGAATTATGCGTTAAAAATTTTCCGTCAGCAAAATCACGGTAAAATCATTGTTACAAGCAGTATTTTAGGCTTTGCGGCAATGCCATTTCGTGGGGCGTATAACAGCACTAAATTCGCCGTTGAAGCAATGGCGGATACCTTACGCTTAGAGCTAGCAGGGTCGAATATTTCGGTTAGCCTCATCGAACCGGGTCCTATTCAAAGCAACTTTCGTTCTAACAGTGCCAAAGAGTTTGAAAAAATGGATATAAGCGGTTCAATTCATCAGCAAACTTACCAAAAAAATCTGACGTATTTTAATACCAAAGAAAATAAAAATCCGTTTGCATTGCCACCAAGTGCATGTGCCGAAGTCTGTTTGAAAATTTTAAATGCGAAGAAACCCAAAGCACGTTATATGGTAACGCTTCCAACCAAGCTATTTTGGGGACTAAAACGCATTTTACCGACTTTTATTTTTGATATGATTTGCAGAAAATCAGCAGGATAA
- the smrB gene encoding endonuclease SmrB, with amino-acid sequence MLNNDELSLFQEAVKGAKKLKQDTVVMKKQPSQKAVEVREQKEKADTQFYFSDEYEPLLSEENDKVKYRREDVDPYLLKQLRRGDFSPELFLDLHGLTRKQAKMELASLILACEKEGVFCASIMTGYGTYALKTQIPRWLVQHPKILALHQAPREWGGDAAILILVEQLDGNVRR; translated from the coding sequence ATGCTAAATAATGACGAATTATCCCTTTTTCAAGAGGCTGTGAAAGGGGCAAAAAAATTAAAACAAGATACAGTTGTAATGAAAAAGCAACCTTCTCAAAAGGCGGTTGAAGTAAGAGAACAAAAAGAAAAAGCTGACACGCAATTTTATTTTTCCGATGAATATGAGCCTTTATTAAGTGAAGAAAATGATAAAGTGAAATATCGTCGTGAAGATGTCGATCCTTATTTGCTCAAACAATTAAGACGTGGCGATTTTTCTCCAGAGCTTTTTTTAGATTTACACGGCTTAACCAGAAAGCAAGCAAAAATGGAATTAGCGAGTTTAATTCTAGCCTGTGAAAAAGAAGGCGTATTTTGTGCGAGTATTATGACGGGTTACGGCACTTACGCCCTAAAAACTCAGATTCCACGTTGGCTTGTGCAGCACCCTAAAATTCTCGCATTACACCAAGCACCAAGAGAATGGGGGGGGGATGCTGCGATTTTGATTTTAGTGGAGCAGCTCGACGGCAATGTCAGACGATAA
- a CDS encoding lipoprotein-releasing ABC transporter permease subunit, which produces MNTTLFIALRYWRSKSADRFGRMVTNLASFGIILGVMALIIVLSVMNGLESMQKRNLLSSLPHAVLSLKEGKLTKDQAVKFPVFIAKSVPINQTNVVIQSKNSINAGQLIGVENSNDDPRLTELNIQQQLPKSRFNVIMSYSLANQLKVNKGDKIRLMITENSRYTPFGRVPVQRLFTISDLYFSQTNDSNTLFANLSDVGRLLHIYPNQTQGLRLFLDDPFKVSQLTDYFDQNKWHISDWREQKGEFFQAVKMEKNMMGLLVSLIIIVAISNIITSLSLMVVDKQGEVAILQTQGLTKNQVMQIFMFQGSIVGIIGAILGGGLGILATVYLSDLIHLISPMGIVLPTEIAIPQVISIIVISILLSLLCTLYPAYQAAKIEPATALRYE; this is translated from the coding sequence ATGAATACAACTCTTTTTATTGCACTTCGCTACTGGCGCTCTAAAAGTGCAGATCGTTTTGGTCGAATGGTCACTAATCTCGCAAGTTTTGGGATTATTCTCGGTGTGATGGCACTAATAATCGTGCTGTCAGTAATGAATGGTCTAGAAAGTATGCAAAAACGTAATTTACTTTCCAGTCTTCCTCATGCTGTTTTATCTTTAAAAGAAGGAAAACTCACAAAGGATCAAGCGGTCAAATTTCCTGTATTTATTGCAAAAAGTGTTCCAATCAATCAAACAAATGTAGTTATCCAGAGTAAGAATAGTATCAATGCTGGCCAACTTATTGGGGTTGAAAATAGCAACGATGATCCTCGTTTAACTGAATTGAATATTCAGCAACAACTTCCTAAATCAAGATTTAATGTCATTATGAGCTACTCCCTTGCGAATCAATTAAAAGTGAATAAAGGGGATAAAATTCGCTTAATGATCACAGAAAATAGCCGTTATACGCCTTTTGGACGTGTACCTGTACAACGCCTCTTTACAATTTCAGATCTTTATTTTAGTCAAACTAATGATTCAAATACGTTATTTGCTAATTTAAGTGATGTTGGACGCTTGCTGCATATTTATCCAAATCAAACACAGGGATTACGATTGTTTTTAGATGATCCTTTTAAAGTATCTCAATTAACAGATTATTTTGATCAAAACAAATGGCATATTTCAGATTGGCGAGAACAGAAAGGCGAATTTTTTCAAGCAGTTAAAATGGAAAAAAATATGATGGGATTACTCGTTAGCCTAATTATCATTGTTGCTATTTCTAATATTATCACCTCGCTAAGCTTAATGGTCGTTGATAAACAAGGCGAAGTTGCAATTTTACAAACACAGGGATTAACGAAAAATCAAGTAATGCAAATCTTTATGTTTCAAGGCTCAATTGTTGGAATTATTGGTGCGATTTTAGGTGGTGGACTTGGAATTTTGGCAACTGTCTATCTAAGTGATCTCATTCATTTAATTAGTCCAATGGGAATAGTATTACCAACGGAAATAGCTATTCCCCAAGTGATTAGTATTATTGTAATTTCTATTTTATTATCACTACTCTGCACGCTTTATCCCGCTTATCAAGCAGCAAAAATAGAGCCTGCAACAGCATTAAGATATGAATAA
- the prmB gene encoding 50S ribosomal protein L3 N(5)-glutamine methyltransferase, which yields MSEYQYNLELLDEIQQSNIANELHSTLDFMRWAYSYFNASDLYYGHGYDNAWDEAQQLILAALHLPTDVPEKLFEARLTLIEKSRIIDIVKQRLGFRKPIAYLTHSAWFASLEFYVDERVIIPRSPIAELVQNRFAGILHAEPHRILDMCTGSGCIAIACAEYFPNAEIDAVDLSTDALNVAEMNIQHHQMSERVIPMQSDLFNELPQEQYDLIVSNPPYVDQEDLNDMPEEYCHEPDMALGSGFDGLDIVKRILRQAPDYLADHGSLICEVGNSMVHLTEQFPNVPFNWIELKNGGLGVFSLSKEQLLAHRDEFIQAE from the coding sequence ATGTCAGAATATCAATATAATCTTGAACTTTTAGATGAAATCCAACAATCTAATATCGCAAATGAACTTCACTCAACCTTAGATTTTATGCGTTGGGCGTATAGCTATTTTAATGCGTCGGATCTTTATTATGGTCACGGTTACGATAATGCGTGGGACGAAGCTCAGCAACTCATTCTTGCCGCCCTGCACTTACCAACCGACGTGCCTGAAAAATTATTTGAAGCACGTTTAACCTTGATTGAAAAATCTCGTATTATTGATATCGTAAAACAGCGTCTAGGTTTCCGTAAACCTATTGCTTATTTAACGCACAGTGCGTGGTTTGCTAGTTTAGAGTTTTATGTTGATGAACGCGTGATCATTCCACGTTCCCCAATCGCTGAACTTGTACAAAATCGGTTTGCAGGTATCTTACACGCTGAACCGCACCGCATTTTAGATATGTGTACCGGAAGTGGCTGTATTGCGATTGCTTGTGCAGAATATTTCCCAAATGCTGAAATTGATGCGGTTGATTTATCGACCGACGCATTAAACGTGGCAGAGATGAACATTCAACATCATCAAATGAGCGAGCGTGTCATTCCAATGCAATCGGATTTATTCAATGAATTGCCACAAGAGCAATATGATCTGATCGTGAGTAATCCACCTTACGTGGATCAAGAAGATCTAAATGATATGCCAGAAGAATACTGCCACGAGCCAGATATGGCGTTAGGTTCAGGTTTTGACGGTTTAGATATCGTTAAACGTATTTTACGTCAAGCCCCTGATTACTTAGCCGATCACGGTTCACTTATTTGTGAAGTGGGTAACTCAATGGTGCATTTAACAGAACAATTCCCTAACGTACCATTTAATTGGATCGAACTTAAAAACGGTGGCTTAGGCGTATTTAGTTTAAGCAAAGAGCAATTATTGGCACACCGTGATGAATTTATCCAAGCAGAATAA
- a CDS encoding helicase HerA-like domain-containing protein — MTTYTLAQTQSGNAISLLSKMANRHGLIAGATGTGKTVTLRTLAENFSNDGIPVFLVDVKGDISGLSQAGTMQGKVAERVNQFNLSSESYFSSFPVSFWDVFGETGIPLRTTISELGPVLLSRLLNLNDTQEGLLNLVFRVADDKGLLLIDLKDLRAMLQYVGENAKTFRMEYGNVSVASIGAIQRALLSLENEGGDKLFGEPSLNLDDWLQTRDDKGVINILNSEKLINSPTLYSAFLLWLMSELFENLPEIGDPEKPKFVMFFDEAHLIFDDAPKALVDKVEQVVRLIRSKGVGIYFVTQNPLDLPDSILGQLGNRIQHALRAFTPRDQKAVKAAAETFRSNPNIDVASAITELGIGDALISVLDEKGMPTPVEIASIYPPKSQLSPLSHNERHQYVKQDDLFDYYNNYVDEHSAYEELKQQADVEQQQIKEEQEESEGLLGGIIASIFGKKKRREQNATEQMVSGITKAVGRNIRNRIAREIVRGVLGAMKK, encoded by the coding sequence ATGACAACTTATACCCTTGCACAAACACAATCAGGCAACGCAATTTCACTCCTTTCTAAAATGGCAAATCGTCACGGACTCATTGCAGGAGCAACAGGAACTGGAAAAACCGTTACATTACGCACCCTTGCAGAGAATTTTAGTAACGATGGCATTCCTGTTTTTTTAGTGGATGTAAAAGGGGATATTTCAGGTTTAAGTCAAGCTGGAACAATGCAAGGCAAAGTAGCTGAGCGAGTAAACCAATTTAATTTAAGCAGTGAAAGCTATTTTTCATCATTCCCCGTCTCTTTCTGGGACGTTTTTGGCGAAACAGGTATTCCATTACGCACCACTATTTCAGAACTTGGACCTGTTTTATTAAGCCGTTTATTAAATTTGAATGACACCCAAGAAGGTCTATTAAATTTAGTATTTCGTGTCGCTGATGACAAAGGCTTGTTGTTAATCGATCTCAAAGATTTACGTGCAATGTTGCAATATGTTGGCGAAAATGCAAAAACATTTAGAATGGAATATGGCAATGTGTCAGTTGCAAGTATCGGAGCAATTCAACGTGCATTACTTTCTCTTGAAAATGAAGGTGGTGATAAATTATTTGGCGAACCTTCATTAAATTTAGATGATTGGTTACAAACCCGTGACGACAAAGGGGTTATCAATATTCTTAATTCAGAAAAATTGATTAACTCACCAACGCTTTATAGTGCTTTTTTATTATGGCTAATGTCTGAGCTCTTTGAAAACCTACCTGAAATTGGCGATCCTGAAAAACCAAAATTTGTGATGTTTTTTGATGAAGCACATCTTATTTTTGACGATGCTCCGAAAGCATTGGTGGATAAAGTAGAACAAGTAGTACGCCTAATTCGTTCTAAGGGCGTAGGCATTTATTTTGTTACTCAAAATCCATTAGATTTACCCGATAGCATTTTAGGACAATTAGGCAACCGCATTCAACACGCTCTAAGAGCTTTCACACCTCGTGATCAAAAAGCAGTAAAAGCAGCGGCTGAAACTTTTCGCTCAAATCCCAATATTGATGTTGCAAGTGCAATTACGGAGCTTGGAATTGGCGATGCCTTAATTTCTGTCTTAGATGAAAAAGGAATGCCAACCCCAGTAGAAATTGCCTCTATTTATCCGCCAAAAAGCCAACTATCCCCTCTTTCTCACAATGAAAGACATCAATATGTGAAGCAAGATGATCTTTTTGATTATTACAATAATTATGTTGATGAGCATTCTGCTTATGAGGAATTAAAGCAACAAGCAGATGTCGAACAACAACAAATTAAAGAAGAACAAGAAGAGAGCGAAGGCTTGCTTGGTGGCATTATTGCCTCTATTTTTGGTAAGAAAAAACGCCGTGAGCAAAATGCAACAGAGCAAATGGTTAGTGGAATTACCAAAGCTGTTGGACGTAATATTCGTAATCGAATTGCCAGAGAAATTGTGCGTGGCGTACTAGGTGCAATGAAAAAATAG
- a CDS encoding phosphotransferase encodes MLIQKLEHYFGQAVKFVTDFANQTACSSIIELENGERYVVHQQSERAKRLGINYQLELQILIKISPLHFMPKVVFHNEDYLILSYIQGSPPQRYNAILLKKLAEMIAKLHLFDVQEAVIFISEFAKIDPKLDIIERCYFLNQQLSDSNQFAVELSLLKPIQPFTQCICHHDLHLGNVIQNEDRVFLIDWEYAAISDPALEIALFFKHNDLTDEQKRFFLSHYFRLTQFDQRAFEKKIAEYDPAISLLNKLWYELS; translated from the coding sequence ATGTTGATTCAAAAACTTGAACATTATTTTGGGCAAGCGGTCAAATTTGTAACTGATTTTGCAAATCAGACAGCTTGTTCTTCCATTATTGAACTTGAAAATGGCGAGCGTTACGTCGTTCATCAACAAAGTGAACGAGCCAAGCGTTTAGGCATAAATTATCAACTTGAATTGCAAATTTTAATAAAAATATCACCGCTTCATTTTATGCCCAAAGTGGTTTTTCACAATGAAGATTATCTGATTTTAAGCTATATTCAAGGCTCGCCACCACAACGCTATAATGCTATTTTATTGAAAAAATTAGCAGAAATGATCGCAAAATTACATCTGTTTGATGTTCAAGAAGCGGTCATTTTTATCTCAGAATTTGCAAAAATTGATCCGAAGTTGGATATTATCGAACGTTGCTATTTTTTAAATCAGCAGTTGAGTGACAGCAATCAGTTTGCCGTAGAATTATCCTTATTAAAACCGATTCAGCCTTTTACACAGTGTATTTGCCATCACGATTTACATTTAGGCAATGTTATCCAAAATGAAGATCGGGTGTTTTTAATTGACTGGGAATATGCGGCAATCTCCGATCCTGCTTTAGAAATAGCGTTATTTTTCAAGCATAATGATTTAACGGATGAGCAGAAAAGATTTTTTCTAAGCCACTATTTCCGCCTGACTCAATTTGATCAAAGAGCGTTTGAAAAAAAGATAGCAGAGTATGATCCTGCTATCTCGTTGTTAAATAAATTGTGGTATGAATTGAGTTAA